From the genome of Leptodactylus fuscus isolate aLepFus1 chromosome 1, aLepFus1.hap2, whole genome shotgun sequence, one region includes:
- the PPP1R3B gene encoding protein phosphatase 1 regulatory subunit 3B, producing the protein MPRIISQMNSTSVPLDFLPHKPIMALDIAMKFYLHSAALKQEHLECRIKPKPNKPLRPCIQPNDKSSLTDMDNQENKVKKKVSFADSRGLALTMVKVYSELDDPLDIPFNITELIDNIVNLTTSEKEHLVLDFAQPAADYLDFRNRLQSDYVCLENCMLKERSLVGTVKVKNLAFEKCVKIRITSNSWRTFTDHECQYVKDTYAGSDRDTFSFDIVLPHDIRPQERIEFAVQYECNGKTYWDSNKGQNYRIIRSDYHGRHSEYDYSLSLDQFGSPRCSYGIFPEWSSYSGFDKQGPYY; encoded by the coding sequence TGTTCCTCTGGACTTCTTGCCACACAAACCAATCATGGCGCTGGATATTGCTATGAAATTTTATTTGCATTCGGCAGCACTGAAACAAGAACACTTGGAGTGCAGAATAAAGCCGAAACCAAACAAGCCTCTAAGGCCATGCATTCAGCCAAATGACAAATCCTCGCTAACGGATATGGATAATCAGGAAAATAAAGTTAAGAAGAAAGTCTCCTTTGCTGATAGCAGAGGTTTAGCCCTTACAATGGTAAAGGTATATTCTGAGCTTGATGatcctctggacatccctttcaACATAACAGAGTTGATAGACAACATAGTCAACCTGACCACGTCTGAGAAGGAGCATCTTGTTTTAGACTTTGCCCAGCCTGCAGCAGACTACTTGGATTTCAGGAACAGACTCCAAAGTGACTATGTTTGTTTAGAAAACTGTATGCTTAAAGAGCGGTCACTTGTTGGCACTGTAAAAGTCAAGAATCTCGCCTTTGAGAAATGTGTCAAGATACGAATAACTTCTAATTCTTGGCGAACTTTCACAGATCACGAATGCCAATATGTTAAAGACACTTATGCTGGTTCGGATAGGGACACCTTTTCATTTGATATTGTCCTGCCTCATGACATCCGACCACAAGAGAGAATAGAATTTGCAGTTCAGTATGAATGCAATGGGAAAACTTACTGGGACAGCAATAAGGGACAAAACTACCGAATTATTCGTTCAGACTATCATGGTCGCCACAGTGAATATGATTATAGTCTTTCTCTAGATCAGTTTGGAAGTCCCAGGTGCTCTTATGGTATATTTCCAGAATGGTCCAGCTACTCTGGGTTTGACAAACAAGGACCTTACTACTAA